From a single Hippopotamus amphibius kiboko isolate mHipAmp2 chromosome X, mHipAmp2.hap2, whole genome shotgun sequence genomic region:
- the LOC130841427 gene encoding melanoma antigen preferentially expressed in tumors-like, which translates to MEQKTTVTLLELAAKSLLSNEPAAIHALGEIPRDLFVPLFNTAFLGGHKMMLKAMVSLWPFRCLHIGSLNAQESCYDILEAMIDGLPIHPAQNSSSWAPKLRILDLRHDPDCETTCSEIQTTLPFCIQSCIYSQYSILKIEEAQRGVRCPGIGNSGSERQSAQEPMELVVDISLSSTLRTEQFHSFLCNKVQQSFGSLHLCCRDLQIDGISAHKSILQFLDLGCIDHLEMDQVCLSEVASLLARVIHLNSLSLSNIPFKSYKERKRRSFLHWLGRLDNLQDFGLASFCLTDQLHEVLRDVTVLSQSSQATHLRVLNLSNNRLFSGVYEPFQSLLEKVSGTLQHLEINNCMLTDSALSAILPALSRCTHLRVLSFAFNPITMPMLKSVLQHLTSLMELKHVIYPVPVHCYEEWNIQDSLDRQKLAEVQAQLQAMLHGAQRDNMNWVTCSE; encoded by the exons ATGGAGCAAAAGACCACAGTCACACTCCTAGAGCTCGCTGCAAAGAGTCTGCTGAGTAATGAGCCTGCAGCTATCCATGCCCTGGGCGAAATCCCAAGAGACCTCTTTGTTCCACTGTTCAACACTGCCTTCTTAGGTGGGCATAAGATGATGCTAAAGGCAATGGTGAGCCTTTGGCCTTTTCGCTGTCTCCATATTGGGTCACTGAATGCACAAGAGTCATGCTATGACATCTTGGAAGCCATGATTGATGGTCTGCCGATCCACCCTGCCCAGAACTCTTCCTCTTG GGCACCCAAACTGAGGATCCTAGATTTAAGGCACGACCCAGACTGTGAGACAACATGCTCTGAGATCCAGACCACACTCCCTTTCTGTATTCAGTCATGTATTTACTCCCAGTACTCTATCCTTAAGATAGAAGAAGCTCAGCGTGGTGTCAGGTGCCCCGGGATTGGTAATTCTGGGTCTGAGCGTCAGTCAGCTCAGGAACCCATGGAATTAGTAGTGGATATTTCCCTCAGTAGTACCTTGAGAACAGAGCAGTTCCACTCTTTCCTTTGTAACAAAGTTCAGCAGAGCTTTGGGTCCTTGCACCTCTGCTGCAGAGATTTGCAAATCGATGGAATTTCTGCCCACAAAAGTATCCTGCAGTTTCTGGATCTGGGGTGCATTGATCACCTGGAAATGGATCAGGTTTGTCTGAGTGAAGTCGCCAGCCTTTTGGCTCGGGTGATCCACCTGAACAGCCTTAGTCTGTCCAACATCCCCTTTAAATcttataaggaaaggaaaaggagatcTTTTCTCCACTGGCTTGGGCGGCTGGACAACCTCCAGGATTTCGGCTTGGCCTCCTTCTGCCTCACAGATCAACTGCACGAAGTGCTCAG AGATGTCACGGTCCTGTCCCAGAGCTCTCAGGCCACGCACCTAAGGGTATTGAATCTCAGTAACAACCGGCTCTTCTCAGGAGTttatgagcccttccagagtctgcTGGAGAAGGTATCAGGCACCCTGCAACATCTGGAGATAAATAATTGTATGCTAACTGATTCTGCTCTCTCTGCCATCCTCCCAGCCCTGAGCCGCTGTACCCACCTCCGTGTCCTTAGCTTTGCCTTCAATCCCATTACGATGCCTATGCTCAAGAGCGTTCTGCAGCACTTGACGTCCTTGATGGAGCTGAAGCATGTGATTTATCCTGTCCCTGTTCATTGCTACGAGGAATGGAATATTCAGGACAGTTTGGACCGACAGAAACTCGCTGAAGTTCAGGCCCAGTTGCAGGCGATGCTGCACGGGGCACAGCGGGACAACATGAACTGGGTCACTTGTTCTGAGTGA